A window of the Haloarcula litorea genome harbors these coding sequences:
- the dnaJ gene encoding molecular chaperone DnaJ produces the protein MSQDFYEILGVSRDASEEEIQEAYREKAREYHPDVSDDPNAEEKFKKAKKAKEVLTDEEKRQMYDQMGHERFEQAEKRGGAGGGGGRGGAAGGDPFGGAGGFDMQDIFDQFFGGGGRRGGGNRPQQGQDLQTRLEIDLAEAHEGVTKNLTVTRPERCDDCDGKGHPPGADSRTCPECNGQGQTTRVQQTPMGRVQQTATCRRCEGDGTLYDETCSTCGGNGTVQNEATLEVEVPAGIEDGQTLRMEREGAPGERGGPNGDLLIQVSVRDHPDFEREGADLTHQHPISFPQAVFGDTVSVPTLDGDVEMDVPAGTQSGEVFRLEGKGMPRLRRRGSGDLYVQVQVVTPDSLNAEQKEALEQFAEAGGEEVEVEEGFFEKLKNSL, from the coding sequence ATGTCGCAGGATTTCTACGAGATACTGGGTGTCTCGCGGGACGCCTCCGAGGAGGAGATCCAGGAGGCCTACCGGGAGAAAGCCCGGGAGTACCACCCGGACGTCAGCGACGATCCGAACGCAGAGGAGAAGTTCAAGAAGGCGAAGAAGGCCAAGGAGGTCCTGACCGACGAGGAGAAGCGCCAGATGTACGACCAGATGGGTCACGAGCGCTTCGAGCAGGCCGAGAAGCGCGGCGGGGCCGGCGGTGGCGGCGGCCGCGGCGGCGCGGCCGGCGGCGACCCGTTCGGCGGTGCGGGCGGGTTCGACATGCAGGACATCTTCGACCAGTTCTTCGGCGGTGGGGGCCGTCGCGGCGGCGGCAACCGCCCCCAGCAGGGACAGGACCTCCAGACCCGGCTGGAGATCGACCTCGCCGAGGCCCACGAGGGCGTCACGAAGAACCTGACGGTCACCCGACCCGAGCGCTGCGACGACTGCGACGGGAAGGGCCACCCGCCGGGGGCCGACTCCCGGACCTGCCCCGAGTGCAACGGCCAGGGACAGACCACCCGCGTCCAGCAGACGCCGATGGGCCGGGTCCAGCAGACCGCCACCTGTCGGCGCTGTGAGGGCGACGGGACGCTGTACGACGAGACCTGTTCGACCTGTGGCGGCAACGGGACCGTCCAGAACGAGGCGACGCTGGAGGTCGAGGTCCCCGCCGGCATCGAGGACGGACAGACCCTGCGGATGGAACGCGAGGGCGCGCCCGGCGAACGGGGCGGGCCCAACGGCGACCTCCTCATCCAGGTGTCGGTCCGGGACCACCCCGACTTCGAGCGCGAGGGCGCGGACCTCACCCACCAGCACCCCATCTCCTTCCCGCAGGCGGTCTTCGGCGACACCGTCAGCGTCCCGACGCTCGACGGCGACGTGGAGATGGACGTGCCCGCCGGCACCCAGAGCGGCGAGGTGTTCCGGCTGGAGGGCAAGGGGATGCCCCGCCTGCGCCGGCGCGGCAGCGGCGACCTCTACGTCCAGGTGCAGGTCGTCACACCCGACAGCCTCAACGCCGAGCAGAAGGAGGCCCTCGAGCAGTTCGCCGAGGCCGGCGGCGAGGAGGTCGAGGTCGAGGAAGGGTTCTTCGAGAAGCTGAAGAACTCGCTGTAG